The following proteins are encoded in a genomic region of Alphaproteobacteria bacterium:
- a CDS encoding AAA family ATPase, producing MDTSTAEESPERQGLVWSVEEEQRLYDAFAAGKTIKECVAAHQRAPGGIRSRLRVLGLIDEDGNTVEPRPEFSPSAASQKRHLKEIASPKRKSVVRSDRENLSPELNERFREALRLMEETDRNLFVTGKAGTGKSTLLSYFCRATGKQPVVLAPTGVAALNVKGQTIHRFFNFYVDVTPEKVRRKKAKPRNAKLYKKLKTIIIDEVSMVRADLLDCIDAFLRLYGPDPSRVFGGVQMIFVGDLYQLPPVVASQERDIFATHYQTPYFFSAHALQGGGLEIVELEKVYRQKDHDFVDLLNKIRNNSVEDHDIARINSRLAKPGLSPDGGFHITLATTNAVADALNDDHLAALKGKPRSAAARVEGEFGREYFPTATDLQYKTGAQIMLLNNDSNKRWVNGSIGVIEAVKEDEEGEEYLAVKLQDDGGTVEVYPYTWEVYRFGVEDGAIVSEPAGTFTQYPFRLAWAITIHKSQGKTFEHVVIDVGRGAFVAGQMYVALSRCTSFEGVSLKTPIRAQDIRTDHRILSFLEDGQYLQPDDKMPLAQKIVFIQKTIDENAALDITYLKADDTKISRKVIPLRVGPATYQGKEYDGMKAFCTIGEEELMFRVDRILEIARAAG from the coding sequence ATGGATACATCGACGGCAGAAGAATCCCCGGAACGCCAGGGACTGGTCTGGAGCGTCGAGGAAGAACAGCGGCTCTATGATGCCTTCGCCGCCGGCAAGACCATCAAGGAATGCGTGGCCGCTCACCAGCGGGCGCCCGGCGGCATTCGCTCCCGCCTGCGCGTGCTGGGCCTGATCGATGAAGACGGCAACACGGTCGAGCCCAGGCCGGAATTCAGCCCCAGCGCGGCATCGCAGAAACGGCACTTAAAGGAGATCGCTTCGCCGAAGCGGAAATCCGTCGTGCGCTCGGACAGGGAGAATCTCTCGCCCGAACTCAACGAGCGTTTCCGCGAAGCCCTGCGCCTGATGGAGGAAACGGACAGGAATCTGTTCGTCACCGGCAAGGCGGGCACCGGAAAATCCACGCTGCTGTCCTATTTCTGCCGCGCGACCGGCAAACAGCCCGTGGTGCTGGCGCCCACCGGCGTGGCGGCGCTGAACGTCAAGGGCCAGACCATCCACCGCTTTTTCAATTTCTATGTCGACGTGACGCCGGAGAAAGTCCGGCGGAAAAAAGCCAAGCCGCGCAACGCCAAGCTCTACAAGAAACTCAAGACCATCATCATCGACGAGGTTTCGATGGTGCGCGCCGACTTGCTGGATTGCATCGACGCTTTCCTGCGCTTGTACGGCCCCGATCCTTCCAGGGTTTTCGGCGGCGTGCAGATGATTTTCGTCGGCGACCTTTATCAGCTGCCGCCGGTGGTCGCGTCGCAGGAAAGGGATATCTTCGCCACGCATTACCAGACGCCCTATTTCTTCAGCGCCCATGCGCTGCAGGGCGGCGGTCTTGAAATCGTCGAACTGGAGAAAGTCTACCGCCAGAAGGATCATGACTTTGTCGATCTTCTGAATAAAATCCGCAATAATTCCGTGGAAGACCATGATATCGCGCGCATCAATAGCCGTCTGGCGAAACCCGGCCTTTCTCCGGATGGTGGTTTTCACATTACGCTGGCGACGACCAACGCCGTCGCCGACGCCCTCAACGACGATCATCTCGCCGCGCTGAAGGGCAAGCCTCGCAGCGCCGCCGCCAGGGTGGAGGGCGAATTCGGCAGGGAATATTTCCCCACCGCCACCGACCTGCAATACAAGACCGGCGCGCAGATCATGCTGCTCAACAACGACAGCAACAAACGGTGGGTCAATGGCAGCATCGGCGTCATCGAGGCCGTGAAAGAGGACGAGGAGGGCGAGGAATATCTTGCCGTCAAGCTGCAGGATGACGGCGGCACCGTCGAGGTCTACCCGTACACATGGGAAGTGTATCGTTTCGGCGTCGAGGATGGCGCGATAGTTTCCGAGCCGGCGGGAACCTTCACGCAATATCCGTTCCGCCTCGCCTGGGCCATCACCATTCATAAAAGCCAGGGCAAGACTTTCGAGCACGTCGTCATCGATGTCGGGCGCGGCGCGTTCGTTGCCGGGCAGATGTATGTGGCGCTCAGCCGTTGCACATCGTTCGAGGGGGTCAGCCTTAAAACGCCTATCCGGGCGCAGGATATCCGCACCGATCATCGGATTTTATCCTTCCTCGAGGACGGCCAATACCTTCAACCGGACGATAAGATGCCCCTGGCGCAAAAAATCGTCTTCATCCAGAAAACCATCGATGAAAACGCGGCGCTCGATATCACCTATCTGAAAGCCGACGACACTAAAATCTCACGCAAGGTCATTCCGCTGAGAGTCGGTCCCGCCACATATCAGGGCAAAGAATATGACGGCATGAAAGCTTTCTGCACCATCGGGGAGGAAGAGCTCATGTTCCGGGTGGACAGGATTTTGGAGATTGCGCGGGCGGCAGGGTGA